One Tolypothrix bouteillei VB521301 DNA window includes the following coding sequences:
- a CDS encoding thioesterase domain-containing protein, protein MKTVNRLLTDLEKLEIQLWLDEEVRLRYSAPKGALSSQLRDELRERKAEIIEYLHYKHRVAKFPPIESILVKIQPIGSKPPLFCIHPAGGNVFCYLELSRHLGLDQPLYGLRPPNLYGEEEPLNSIEDMATAYIKAMQSVQPQGPYHLAGSSFGGLVIYEIAQQLQASGQEVSFLGMLDMALLTSTDLKNQIERVGNEYYLVLTAFADSTAGALGEYVQQITVDELRTFSELDAQLNYILQKLIELKLLPTEFTFEQFRHLFDVFEGNVIAGMRYTIKTYPGKVVFFHATEDIIDLFHEHQDPTRGWSKFALGGVDVHEIEGNHYSMLRSQVLAEKIKPYLIKS, encoded by the coding sequence TTGAAAACAGTTAATCGATTGTTAACTGACCTAGAAAAGTTGGAAATTCAACTTTGGCTAGATGAAGAAGTTCGTCTGCGCTACAGCGCCCCCAAGGGAGCTTTATCTTCACAGTTACGCGACGAATTGCGAGAACGTAAAGCGGAAATTATCGAATACCTGCATTACAAACATCGGGTAGCAAAGTTCCCACCTATTGAGTCTATCTTGGTCAAGATCCAGCCTATCGGAAGTAAACCGCCTTTGTTTTGCATTCACCCAGCTGGTGGTAATGTCTTCTGCTATTTAGAATTATCCCGTCATCTGGGTTTGGACCAGCCTTTGTATGGCTTGCGACCACCTAATTTATACGGGGAAGAAGAACCTTTAAACTCTATCGAGGATATGGCTACAGCTTATATCAAAGCGATGCAATCCGTTCAGCCCCAGGGACCTTATCACCTTGCAGGTTCTTCTTTTGGTGGACTTGTAATTTATGAGATAGCACAGCAATTGCAAGCTAGCGGTCAAGAAGTTTCTTTTCTAGGAATGCTAGATATGGCTTTACTCACATCTACAGATCTAAAAAACCAAATAGAAAGAGTGGGGAATGAATACTATCTAGTGTTAACCGCTTTTGCTGATAGTACAGCAGGTGCTTTAGGTGAGTATGTGCAGCAAATAACAGTTGATGAATTGCGAACTTTTTCTGAGTTAGACGCGCAATTAAACTATATTTTGCAGAAATTAATCGAGCTTAAACTTTTACCTACTGAATTTACATTTGAGCAGTTTCGCCATCTTTTTGATGTGTTTGAAGGCAATGTTATAGCTGGAATGCGCTACACAATCAAAACATACCCTGGTAAAGTTGTTTTCTTCCATGCAACAGAAGACATAATCGACTTATTTCACGAACATCAAGACCCAACAAGAGGTTGGTCAAAATTCGCACTGGGTGGGGTAGATGTTCATGAGATAGAAGGGAACCATTACTCTATGCTTCGCAGTCAGGTTTTAGCCGAAAAAATCAAGCCTTATCTGATAAAATCTTAG
- a CDS encoding tetratricopeptide repeat protein: MNNESYNKGIEKAKQKDYAGAIEEFTHALQLAPYFAEAYYRRGLAYYDLGEIHKAVSDFTTAIDLAQSVEAYYSRALARVSLKNLPGALADVEQAIRHNINYAAAHNLRGTVLRKQGYIPDAIASFKKAAELYLNQKDTENCRQCLAKIRQLQPKEKPTTVKSPTPTIAPLKSESSYFIQLLDKAEKGNTRDAMEDLNWVLQADPQDAYAYCCRGVVRCKQGNYQDAISDFNRALQLNFQDAIVYRNRGKARFHMGDHTGAIADFNQALQIQPQDALLYVARGNVFREMGNHLGAIKDYTQALEINPNDATAYYNRGIAYTCIEEMHRAIEDYQRAASMLCEKEDWVNYQQVIDSLKKIHSSTSESKKTTNNLLRQRLLRLVGGHWEIAERLIDQARYDYPGMPEDWYLEKVIHDLERDWGR, from the coding sequence ATGAATAACGAATCTTATAATAAAGGAATAGAGAAAGCCAAGCAAAAAGATTACGCTGGAGCTATTGAGGAATTTACCCATGCTTTGCAGCTAGCACCTTATTTTGCTGAAGCATATTATCGAAGAGGCTTGGCGTACTACGATCTCGGAGAAATACACAAGGCTGTTTCTGACTTCACCACAGCCATCGATCTGGCTCAAAGTGTTGAAGCTTACTATAGCCGAGCACTAGCACGAGTGTCATTGAAAAATTTACCAGGAGCGCTTGCAGATGTAGAGCAAGCTATTCGCCATAATATTAACTACGCCGCTGCACATAATTTGCGGGGAACAGTACTCCGCAAACAAGGTTATATTCCTGATGCGATCGCTAGCTTTAAAAAGGCAGCAGAACTGTACCTAAACCAAAAAGATACAGAAAACTGCCGTCAATGCCTTGCAAAAATCAGACAGTTACAGCCAAAAGAAAAACCTACCACTGTAAAATCTCCGACTCCCACGATCGCGCCTTTAAAATCTGAAAGCTCTTATTTTATCCAATTACTCGATAAAGCAGAGAAAGGTAACACCCGAGATGCAATGGAAGACTTAAACTGGGTGTTGCAAGCTGACCCGCAAGATGCATATGCTTATTGTTGTCGGGGAGTCGTCCGGTGCAAACAAGGTAACTACCAAGATGCTATCTCCGACTTTAACCGAGCATTGCAATTGAATTTTCAAGACGCAATTGTTTACCGCAACCGAGGAAAAGCACGATTTCATATGGGAGACCATACTGGAGCGATCGCAGATTTTAATCAAGCACTTCAAATACAGCCGCAAGACGCATTACTTTATGTTGCTAGAGGGAATGTTTTCCGGGAAATGGGTAACCACCTGGGTGCAATTAAAGATTACACTCAAGCACTAGAAATTAATCCCAATGATGCAACAGCTTATTACAATCGCGGTATTGCCTATACTTGCATAGAAGAGATGCATCGCGCTATTGAAGATTACCAGCGTGCGGCTAGTATGTTGTGTGAAAAAGAAGATTGGGTAAATTACCAACAAGTCATAGATAGTTTAAAAAAAATTCATTCATCTACTTCCGAATCTAAAAAAACAACGAACAACTTGCTGCGCCAGCGCTTGTTAAGACTCGTTGGGGGACATTGGGAAATCGCCGAACGACTGATTGACCAAGCAAGATATGACTATCCTGGAATGCCCGAGGACTGGTATCTCGAAAAAGTGATTCATGATTTGGAACGCGATTGGGGTAGATAA
- the sfsA gene encoding DNA/RNA nuclease SfsA, with amino-acid sequence MDYLYRYPPLYPGILLKRYKRFFADVELASGEVVTAHCPNTGPMTGVCTPGSLVQLSYSDRPNRKLSYTWEMIQVHDSEPTWVGINTILPNKITKLALEKYLFLELGKYTHLLTEVAYGQDKKSRVDFLLYESQENKNTVPSSGSLARKRELLLEQSIPRIYLEVKNTTLAQGRIALFPDTETTRGQKHLRELMALLPQHRAVMLYFINRGDCTAFAPGDATDPIYGKLLRDAINVGLEILPCRFETTPEGVRYLGFAECKF; translated from the coding sequence ATGGACTACCTCTATCGCTATCCACCTTTGTACCCCGGTATTCTGCTGAAACGCTACAAGAGGTTTTTTGCTGACGTTGAACTTGCTTCTGGAGAAGTTGTCACAGCCCACTGTCCAAATACCGGACCCATGACGGGTGTTTGTACTCCTGGTAGTTTAGTGCAACTTTCCTACAGCGATCGTCCCAATCGTAAATTGTCCTATACTTGGGAAATGATTCAGGTACATGACAGCGAGCCCACCTGGGTTGGTATAAATACTATATTGCCTAATAAAATAACCAAGTTGGCTTTAGAAAAATATCTTTTTTTAGAATTGGGCAAGTATACTCATCTTCTAACCGAAGTCGCATATGGTCAAGATAAAAAAAGCCGTGTAGATTTTCTCTTATATGAATCCCAAGAGAACAAAAACACCGTTCCCTCTAGTGGCTCTTTAGCAAGAAAGCGGGAATTACTACTCGAGCAAAGCATTCCTAGAATTTATCTTGAAGTTAAAAATACAACTTTGGCACAGGGTAGAATAGCTCTGTTTCCCGATACAGAAACAACACGGGGACAAAAACATCTCCGAGAATTGATGGCACTTCTGCCTCAACATCGTGCAGTGATGCTTTACTTTATTAACAGAGGTGATTGTACAGCATTTGCCCCTGGTGATGCTACAGATCCAATATATGGGAAATTGTTAAGAGATGCTATCAACGTTGGGTTAGAAATTTTACCTTGTAGATTTGAAACGACTCCTGAAGGAGTACGTTATTTAGGTTTTGCAGAATGCAAATTTTAA